Proteins co-encoded in one Actinomadura luteofluorescens genomic window:
- a CDS encoding fused response regulator/phosphatase: MTDAIPTATTLVVDDNETKRYIIGSWLRRAGHTVVEAATAAQCWERLAEHQVDLVVLDVQLPDANGMEVCEQIKAAPATASLPVVHISAAAVEVTDRTSGLRRGADAYMTDPIDPGEFIATAEAVLRYYQARRRAERIAERMAAFTRTSLAINAATTFDGLAAVAARGALDIFSVPSAVYILPPDGQVRRTVHLGGEPWNRPCPPEVPARLAATTGLGDDTGTRVAAVPEARWRELLPDSEPRGDVLLVTSRAKRGRPAIGVAIEAVGASDEDATHLLRQLGQAVALAMEALRSYTEEHLISLTLQRSLLPAVHPAMPGWAFSVRYEPASDQAEVGGDFYEVIDRGEDVLVAIGDVQGHSLHAATVMAELRHAMRAFAAEGHDIAGILRLLNNVMQRYHDDQTATMCLMSLDPRTGRLQVANAGHLPPLHVAGGRAEYGGRGGLLLGFPAERLGLEETSVPPGGAVVLITDGLIEDRTVPLSDNLERLRTLAADVDEDLEAFSDRVIAEFGPREDDVALIVMRRDP; encoded by the coding sequence GTGACCGACGCGATACCGACCGCGACCACCCTGGTCGTCGACGACAACGAGACCAAGCGCTACATCATCGGCAGCTGGCTGCGCCGCGCCGGGCACACCGTCGTGGAGGCCGCCACCGCCGCCCAGTGCTGGGAACGGCTCGCCGAGCACCAGGTCGACCTGGTCGTCCTGGACGTCCAGCTGCCCGACGCGAACGGCATGGAGGTCTGCGAGCAGATCAAGGCCGCCCCCGCCACGGCGTCGCTGCCCGTCGTCCACATCTCCGCCGCGGCCGTCGAGGTCACCGACCGCACCAGCGGGCTGCGGCGCGGCGCCGACGCCTACATGACCGACCCCATCGACCCGGGTGAGTTCATCGCCACCGCCGAGGCGGTCCTGCGCTACTACCAGGCCCGGCGCCGGGCCGAGCGGATCGCCGAGCGGATGGCGGCCTTCACCCGCACCTCGCTGGCCATCAACGCCGCCACGACCTTCGACGGGCTCGCGGCGGTGGCGGCGCGCGGCGCCCTCGACATCTTCTCGGTGCCCTCGGCGGTGTACATCCTCCCCCCGGACGGCCAGGTGAGAAGGACCGTCCACCTGGGCGGCGAGCCGTGGAACCGGCCGTGCCCTCCCGAGGTGCCCGCGCGGCTCGCCGCGACGACCGGCCTCGGCGACGACACCGGCACCCGCGTCGCCGCCGTGCCGGAGGCGCGATGGCGGGAGCTGCTGCCCGACAGCGAACCCAGGGGCGACGTCCTGCTGGTCACCTCGCGGGCCAAGCGCGGCCGTCCCGCGATCGGCGTGGCGATCGAGGCCGTCGGCGCGTCCGACGAGGACGCCACCCACCTCCTGCGCCAGCTGGGGCAGGCGGTGGCGCTGGCGATGGAGGCGCTGCGCTCCTACACCGAGGAGCACCTGATCTCCCTGACGCTCCAGCGCAGCCTGCTGCCCGCCGTCCACCCCGCCATGCCGGGCTGGGCGTTCAGCGTCCGCTACGAGCCGGCCAGCGACCAGGCCGAGGTGGGCGGCGACTTCTACGAGGTCATCGACCGCGGCGAGGACGTCCTGGTGGCCATCGGCGACGTGCAGGGGCACTCCCTGCACGCGGCGACCGTCATGGCGGAACTGCGGCACGCGATGCGCGCCTTCGCCGCGGAGGGCCATGACATCGCCGGCATCCTCAGGCTGCTCAACAACGTGATGCAGCGCTACCACGACGACCAGACCGCCACGATGTGCCTGATGTCCCTGGACCCGCGCACGGGACGGCTCCAGGTCGCCAACGCGGGCCACCTCCCGCCCCTGCACGTCGCCGGGGGAAGGGCCGAGTACGGCGGCAGGGGCGGCCTGCTCCTCGGCTTCCCCGCCGAGCGGCTCGGCCTGGAGGAGACGAGCGTCCCGCCGGGCGGCGCCGTCGTCCTCATCACCGACGGCCTGATCGAGGACCGCACCGTCCCCCTGAGCGACAACCTCGAACGCCTCAGGACCCTCGCCGCGGACGTGGACGAGGACCTGGAGGCCTTCAGCGACCGCGTCATCGCCGAGTTCGGCCCCCGCGAGGACGACGTCGCCCTCATCGTCATGCGCCGCGACCCCTGA
- a CDS encoding sirohydrochlorin chelatase, with amino-acid sequence MSGGRRVVLVGGHESRQGRCLPDLLGPGGPHVHAPGSDLQSALRTRDRLVAVPMTLGRDPDLPDVTAQTLRWTARDRAPGDLLLAGPLGTTGHLVGWIRGAVNRALRDGPGERAVLLVAPAAGPEPDAELFRVARLVWQYTPVRWVEVALPGGEPDVDEGVERCRRLGADEVVLVPASFAPAPRRADARTAGPLLGPASLGALIRERVAEAERRWSRDGDDGLAPAAHGHGHGHGHDHAHPQEIPRRVMADMKGEESHVG; translated from the coding sequence GTGTCCGGAGGCCGGCGGGTCGTCCTGGTCGGCGGGCACGAGAGCCGGCAGGGCCGGTGCCTTCCGGACCTGCTCGGCCCCGGGGGCCCGCACGTCCACGCCCCGGGGAGTGACCTGCAGTCCGCGCTGCGGACGCGGGACCGGCTCGTGGCGGTGCCGATGACGCTCGGGCGCGACCCGGACCTGCCGGACGTCACCGCGCAGACCCTGCGCTGGACGGCCCGGGACCGGGCGCCGGGAGACCTGCTGCTGGCCGGGCCGCTGGGCACGACCGGGCACCTGGTCGGCTGGATCAGGGGCGCGGTGAACAGGGCGCTGCGCGACGGACCGGGGGAGCGGGCGGTCCTGCTGGTGGCGCCCGCCGCCGGGCCCGAGCCGGACGCCGAACTGTTCCGGGTGGCGCGGCTGGTGTGGCAGTACACGCCGGTCCGCTGGGTGGAGGTCGCGCTGCCGGGCGGTGAGCCGGACGTGGACGAGGGCGTCGAGCGCTGCCGGCGGCTGGGGGCGGACGAGGTCGTCCTGGTGCCCGCCTCCTTCGCTCCGGCGCCCCGCCGCGCCGACGCCAGGACCGCGGGCCCGCTTCTGGGGCCGGCGTCGCTCGGGGCGCTGATCCGCGAACGGGTGGCCGAAGCGGAACGCCGCTGGAGCCGGGACGGCGACGACGGGCTGGCACCCGCCGCCCACGGCCACGGGCACGGGCACGGCCACGATCATGCTCATCCCCAGGAAATTCCACGTCGGGTGATGGCGGACATGAAAGGGGAGGAATCCCATGTCGGATGA
- a CDS encoding urea transporter — translation MSSANAPPNTPDSPEPAESPERRRGIDHLLTVPRGIAQVEFQPNYWTGLVFLVALFVGGWQFGVFGLLGTVAATLTAYLFGVSWRDRISPGLEGFCGTLIGVSLVLYLDARWMTAALVVGGAIAGSVLTSALRMVLAPYDLPTFTAPFCVITSVMVIGGPSFGRVWAEHAGSAPPSESAPGTAMTWTYFWKGTFNGVGQVFFQNKWYVGLIFLAGLVIAGWVTGLVALVSSLIGLLTGWALGAQAADLGAGLYGYNSVLTGLALFGTFVAVTSVSAVYAVIGTVAAAGLTAGVGTLFEVVGGHTLTWPFVLVTWVFLAAVPMFNKIERAG, via the coding sequence TTGTCCTCGGCAAACGCGCCGCCGAATACGCCGGATTCGCCGGAACCGGCGGAAAGTCCGGAACGGCGGCGGGGGATCGACCATCTGCTCACCGTCCCGAGAGGGATCGCGCAGGTCGAATTCCAGCCGAACTACTGGACCGGACTGGTCTTCCTCGTGGCGCTGTTCGTGGGCGGGTGGCAGTTCGGCGTCTTCGGGCTGCTGGGGACGGTGGCCGCCACGCTCACCGCCTACCTGTTCGGCGTCTCCTGGCGGGACCGCATCTCGCCGGGGCTGGAGGGCTTCTGCGGCACGCTGATCGGCGTCAGCCTGGTGCTCTATCTGGACGCCCGGTGGATGACGGCCGCGCTCGTCGTCGGCGGCGCGATCGCCGGCAGCGTGCTGACCTCGGCGCTGAGGATGGTCCTCGCCCCGTACGACCTGCCCACGTTCACCGCGCCCTTCTGCGTGATCACCTCCGTCATGGTGATCGGCGGGCCGTCCTTCGGCCGGGTGTGGGCGGAGCACGCGGGCTCGGCCCCGCCGTCGGAGTCCGCCCCGGGCACGGCGATGACCTGGACCTACTTCTGGAAGGGCACCTTCAACGGGGTCGGCCAGGTGTTCTTCCAGAACAAGTGGTACGTCGGACTGATCTTCCTGGCCGGGCTGGTGATCGCCGGCTGGGTCACCGGGCTGGTGGCCCTGGTCTCCAGCCTGATCGGCCTGCTCACCGGCTGGGCGCTGGGGGCGCAGGCCGCGGATCTCGGGGCCGGCCTGTACGGCTACAACTCCGTGCTGACCGGGCTCGCGCTGTTCGGAACCTTCGTCGCGGTCACCTCGGTGAGCGCCGTCTACGCCGTGATCGGCACGGTGGCGGCGGCGGGCCTGACGGCCGGCGTCGGCACCCTGTTCGAGGTGGTCGGAGGCCACACCCTCACCTGGCCTTTCGTGCTGGTGACCTGGGTTTTCCTCGCCGCCGTCCCGATGTTCAACAAGATCGAGCGCGCTGGGTGA
- a CDS encoding urease subunit gamma, translated as MNLTPREMDKLVLFTAAQMAQQRRDRGLKLNYAETVALICSAIVEAARDGRTVAECMELGKQIVGPGDVLPGVRAMLKLIQVEAAFDDGTKLVSCHDPVGGK; from the coding sequence ATGAACCTCACCCCGCGGGAGATGGACAAGCTGGTCCTCTTCACCGCCGCCCAGATGGCGCAGCAGCGCCGGGACAGGGGCCTGAAGCTGAACTACGCCGAGACGGTGGCGCTGATCTGCTCGGCGATCGTGGAGGCGGCCCGGGACGGCAGGACCGTCGCCGAGTGCATGGAGCTCGGCAAGCAGATCGTCGGGCCCGGCGACGTGCTGCCCGGTGTGCGCGCGATGCTGAAGCTGATCCAGGTCGAGGCCGCCTTCGACGACGGCACGAAGCTGGTCTCCTGCCACGACCCGGTCGGCGGCAAGTAG
- a CDS encoding metal-dependent hydrolase family protein has protein sequence MEDQGSDTGTIVIRDVRIFDGMSDRIRAGHVVVEGTKIKTVGDGDPPAGGAGGTVVDGRGGTLIPGLSDAHVHLVLAGATQAELMLGGAGAGHLRAAAEARAMLMRGFTTVRDMAGDTGDLKRMIDAGALPGPRIYPSHAGLSQTGGHGDFGMVYDVPTALGGAATRAERLGLMRIADGPSQVLAGVREQLRKGASQIKMMAGGGVASAYDHLDVLQYTTGELRAGVRAAADWGTYVAVHVYTGAGIRRAVEAGVKVIEHGHLAAEDDLAFMAGEGVWLSTQPFAESDHSYPDPASAEKNRRVCAGTERVFAWALKHGVRVAFGTDLMLDPARSARQSAMLARTAGPAGGALAALKIATSGNAELFREAGPRDPYQNPTPADVAAHGRVPHLARLGVIAEGAWADLLLVDGDPTRDLGLLADPGAHLKVIVKDGRIWKNTLP, from the coding sequence GTGGAGGATCAGGGGAGCGACACCGGGACGATCGTGATCCGCGATGTGCGGATCTTCGACGGGATGAGCGACCGGATCCGCGCCGGGCACGTGGTGGTCGAGGGCACGAAGATCAAGACCGTGGGCGACGGGGACCCGCCCGCGGGCGGCGCGGGCGGCACGGTCGTCGACGGGCGCGGAGGCACGCTCATCCCCGGGCTCAGCGACGCCCATGTCCACCTCGTCCTGGCCGGGGCCACGCAGGCCGAGCTGATGCTCGGCGGCGCCGGCGCCGGTCACCTCAGGGCCGCGGCCGAGGCCCGGGCGATGCTGATGCGCGGGTTCACGACCGTGCGCGACATGGCCGGCGACACCGGCGACCTCAAGCGGATGATCGACGCGGGCGCGCTGCCCGGCCCGCGCATCTACCCGAGCCACGCGGGCCTGTCCCAGACCGGCGGGCACGGCGACTTCGGCATGGTGTACGACGTGCCGACCGCGCTGGGCGGGGCGGCCACGCGCGCGGAGCGGCTGGGGCTCATGCGGATCGCCGACGGCCCCTCGCAGGTCCTCGCGGGCGTGCGCGAGCAGCTGCGGAAGGGCGCCTCGCAGATCAAGATGATGGCGGGCGGCGGGGTGGCGTCCGCCTACGACCACCTGGACGTCCTGCAGTACACCACCGGCGAGCTGCGCGCCGGGGTGCGGGCGGCGGCCGACTGGGGCACCTACGTCGCCGTGCACGTCTACACCGGTGCCGGGATCCGCCGGGCGGTCGAGGCGGGGGTCAAGGTGATCGAGCACGGGCATCTGGCGGCGGAGGACGACCTCGCCTTCATGGCCGGCGAGGGCGTCTGGCTCAGCACCCAGCCCTTCGCCGAGAGCGACCACTCCTACCCGGATCCGGCGTCGGCCGAGAAGAACCGGCGGGTGTGCGCGGGGACGGAGCGCGTCTTCGCCTGGGCTCTGAAGCACGGCGTGCGCGTCGCGTTCGGCACCGACCTGATGCTGGACCCGGCCCGCAGCGCCCGGCAGAGCGCGATGCTCGCCCGGACGGCCGGGCCGGCGGGCGGGGCCCTGGCGGCGCTGAAGATCGCCACGTCCGGCAACGCCGAGCTGTTCCGCGAGGCCGGGCCGCGCGACCCCTACCAGAACCCGACACCCGCCGACGTCGCCGCGCACGGGCGGGTCCCGCACCTCGCCCGCCTGGGAGTGATCGCCGAGGGGGCGTGGGCCGACCTGCTCCTCGTCGACGGCGACCCCACCCGCGACCTGGGCCTGCTGGCCGATCCCGGCGCCCACCTGAAGGTCATCGTCAAGGACGGCCGGATCTGGAAGAACACCCTCCCCTGA